TACAGCAAGAGAAAAATAGACTTGTTCTTGAATTAGCCCAATCTAAGTTGAACCAGGAACTCCACTTAAAGGAAATTTGGGAACTAAAGCGTAAGTGCGAACAATTGCTTTCATCTCAGTcacagaatgcagtgcacggaagAGAAATGTCAGCATCTCAGAGTAGCTCCCAGAGAAATATACGTATCCTACACGATCGCACCATAGAAGTTTGTAAAAGCGGAGGCTGCCGTGTTGCAGCATTCAGCCCGTGGCACAAGCTTCTAGTTGTTTCGCAAAGCTCTACAAATAATCTGTTTTCAGGTTTTGGTATCAAAAAGATAGATGCTGTAGATTTGCATCCAACACAATTTCTCTTCCTCCATCCAAAGCCAATCAGGGACATGGCATTTCATCATGAAAGAAATGAATTGCTTCTTACCGTTTCTCTGGATAAATGTGCTAAATTAGTGGATATCACAAGTAATTCTGTTGTACATACATATACAACAGACAGTTCTCTGTGGAGCTGTTGCTGGGATGTTAATGATCCAAATGTACTTTTTGTCGGAAGCCAGAATGGTGTAGTGTCCCAGTTTGATATGAGGCAAACGAGTAATGCAGTTGCACGTCATTCTGTACCTGGAGATACATCACCTGTTACGTCATTAGCTGCCTTTCCTGCCAAGGCAAATAGAACCTTGTCACGGGGAGGATTTTTAGCATGTAGGCTTAATTCGTGTTGTTCATACGaaagaaatgcagataatttttCAGTGCAACATTTACCTCTTTCTGGACCTTTTACTTCTTTGTGCTATGATGAACACACAGATCATATTTTAGTCTCTACTAGGCCTAATGCAAGGGTTCCAAATTCTTgtcatattttgtgtcagtttgggGCAGATGGCACAAGTGCAGTTTGTTGCCCTGTTCACACATTTATGGGAAGTACCACTCAGAGGCTTTTGTCAAGACCCTGCACTGTCTCCGTGCAGGGAGATACACTGGTGGCAGCCCACATTGAGAGCTCAAAAATTGTTGCCGTGTGGAGTGTATCTTCAGGTCAGCGTCTTCTCAGTCTTCCGGCTTCAGAACCTATTATCGATATTTGCCCATTGAACGTGGATGGAATACTTTATTTGTCAGCGCTCTCAGAAAAGTCGTTGCGGTTATATAGTGTAAAGCATACGTGAAAAAAGTTGTGCAAATTCTTACGGTAACTCATAatcttgtaaatataacagtgtgtaAAAGCAGTAATTTTTGATACTTTTGTCAGTATGGTACTTTTTAAAGTATTCTGTGAGTGCTATAAATGTATATatgaattttgaaataaatgtaaaagttcAGTTTTAATAATAAATTGTTTCCTAATAGTTAAATGAAATTGTTAAAATGGCACTATTGGATGAATGCCCATTATGAAACAGTTTATTCATAAAGTTTGAAGTTTAAATgtgaaaaaaaactgaaaagtacATTATGAAAGAAGCTCGTATTTTTGTAGATTAATTAATTCCAAAACACAGTCTACAAATGTTGATGTACACATCAAAATATAATCTAGGACTATTTCATAAATTAAGGAGAAAAGTTCTATTTTTGTTGTCCAGGTAAGTTGACGATTTCATATTTGTGCAAAAAATTGAATACTTCATGCAAGTGATGCAGACATATGTAAACTGTTGTCAACTATACCTGGAGAACATCACAACTTGCAGACTAAAGTCAGCGTTCGGGGGTGGGGTGTAAGATTTTCTCAAAAGCTAAAATTTGTATGTTATTTCTTGGTAGTTCTGGCCTTAAAGTAGATTTTTGTGTGATGCCCATCATATCATTAACTGAAAGTAATTAAGGCATTGAGACAGACATAAGGCTTCTGTAGGAAACATGGATAGGTGGGATGtataaataaattgtaatttttggCAAAAGCTGACATCCCCAGTGGTTGtatgattataacttttaataatCTGATGTACATTCAGAGTAACTGGCAATGTAAAAGATCTGTTTTAGATGTAATAAAACTGATATTGATAAGGAGTGGCCGTGTAGGTGGTGATGAATAGCTAAGGTTTCAGACAGTTGCTGGCAATTAGATGGCAAACTTGAGTTTTGTATCATTGCCGTGGGTGGTGGGCAGATGAATTCTCATTAACATCCTCTGACTTTTGAGGATAGTTAAGGTGGCTGAGAACTTATGAATGAGAGAATATTCAGTGGAAATGGCCAGTAAAGGTAGTAGACTATGTAAAAAGAGAGTAAGAGCTATTTGCAGAAAGCTGAGCTCTTCATGTATACTGACAGCAACAAGGCAGAGTATAGTGTGCACTTCTGGTTGGTATTAGAATGACACTACTGCAGCTAGTAGTCATGTTTGCATTGTATTTGGTTACTGTAGTCCTTGTGTGCTGGGAAATAGCCCCAGATTATTTGAGAACAGCATAAAATGCAATTTGTTACTCGGATGCAGAGTGCAATTATAAGAATGTTTTCAGAGGAAGCAAGAAGTAGCCATTGCAGTAGATGCTGCCATTACTATAGATAGTAAGTAGTTAACACTGCAGGTTTGTCTTTGTGGGATGTAAGTGGAGCAACTGTACTTAATTCCTAGGTATCGCAAGCCGTATGTCGCTATGTAAATATGTATTTCTTATCTCATGTTTGCCTTCCTCTTGTGCAAACAACAGACTGATCGACTGTCAATTAAAacatggagattttaatgtgtttgtttgctgcTCTCCTCCTGTAAGTGGGTACAATGAAGTCTGATCTGATTTTGGACAGTAAGCCATGTCGCACAGAACTGATTTTTGCATTGGGACGCTGCACCGAGGCAATTAAACATCCTGCAATTCCAATTGCTTTATTATGGTACCTCCCCGTAGCTCAGTACAAGAAGTGCCAACTTGACAGTTACCATTCATCGGACTTCTGCATGTTGTCGCCCCAGAGTGCTGACGGAGCGCAGCATCAGCTGGGCAGTGGCCCGTGATGCATCTGCTCCCGTCAGCAGTGACTTAAGCTCGAGGTGGCCTCAATTAGCTGCAACTGCGTGCATTGCGGGACAGCTTGCACAGCACACGCTGTCCAGAGGTGCCAGGCTGGTGAAGTAATGGCAGTGACCCACAGCCCCTGAGTCATTGCCAGCAAGCTGCTTCCCAGGACTGGTGGCAGCAGCTGCTCTGACACAGTCGAACTGTGGCCATCAATGGTATTCCAATAGTGGCCAAGCAGCACAGCTCTCTGGTGACTGAGCTGCAATATAAAAGTGAGTTCAGTATAATAAGGCTAAATATTTACGTGCTTCTGAGCTGTGCTCATTTGGATTTTGCTATGCCGTGTGGCACATCTATTAAACATTTAGGCGACTGCCAGTGTGGAAAGGCCTTTGTGCCATCTACTGCTCTGGGCACTGCTGTGTCAACTATTTCCACAGCCTGCAAGGCTGGTTTGCGACACAACATAGCGTTAAGCATAACACACACACTTGCATGTGTCTGGCACTGCAGCAGTTCACTTCCAACTTCAGGCATTTACAACGAAACAAGCTCAGTACACTACATTGCCCTCTTCTTTAACAAGACCCAGTCCCTTGGGTCACCTTAaactatattgttgttgttgtggtcttcagtccagagactggtttgatgcagctctctaaacTATATTATACTTAATGCAAACTAGAATGACAAGTTCCTTGGCGACTGGCCAAGGTGCCTTCAGTTTGCTCTTTCACTCAAAATTCCTCTTACCACCACATTTTCTTATGCACTGCTTATCCTAAACTCTGACAGTCCCTTTCTAGCTGAACTAAACTTAACTTATAGTTCCCTCTGTTGCCTCTTCAAGTCCTGGGAATCCAGTGAACTGGGATTTTGAACAGTGGCTGGGATCAAACTTCGTCTCATGTTCTGCTTCTTGTACATTTTTTTTACTGAGTATCCCTCACCTACCATGAGGATTTGCCCATCCTGTCCGTTAATAAGTTTGTCTGTGGACTGAATTAACTCCAGGGTTAAGTTGAGTTGAAAGATGTCAAATTCATGCCTGGTAACACTTTCAAAGTGTCTCTGGTCTTTACAACACAGGCTGTGAATGCTAAGTCCTGAAATTGTGGCAGGTAGATAGAAAGTAGGTCCCACTATCTGCATGATATCCTGTTTATTAGTATTCCACTTCCATCCAGTTACACCCTTTTTGATGACGTGAGCTTACCCTGTTTGTAGTAACTGCCTGCTACAATCACTTTATTGAAGGTAGAGTACAGCCAGCACACTGGAACCTGCTTGAAGTGCAACTCAGCCTGTAATCCAATTAAAATTACTGCATGATTGACTGACTGCAGTGGCCAGGGGCAGTGTTGCCAGTGTGCAATCGGCCACGCTTCACAAGGTGCTCAGAACAGGCAACACAGCAAGCACATGACGCTCGAGAAAGAACTAAGATTGGCTAGAGGTTGGCTCTATCGCCTGACTCGCTGAAACgtcagtcacaaagtaattttaatcgaagTGCAATCCTTTCCTAGACTTTGACCCAGCAGTGACTTCACTGCACAAGAGTTCTCACTCTCTCACTACACTCTTTGAACAGTCAATCACATTATATCCCTGTAACACTTCTGTAACACCACTTCTATGTGCTTGCTCTTGTCATCTGCAATTAGCAACAACCACTATAACCTTACCCAGACAAACTTCAACACCCTCTGCTTGATGGGCGTAATGCCCCTCCCTTAATATAATAATTAGAAAACTGTTCTTTCTCGTTGCGACATTGCAGATTAATATCATTTTTACAACAGTGTACTTCCCATTTTAAAAAAGGTAACATCAtacagttaacacttggtttaagaatcatgaaagaaggttgtatacatggaagaaccctggagatactagaaggtttcagatagattatataatggtaagacagagatttaggaaccaggttttaaattgtaagacatttgcaggggcagatgtggactctgaccacaatctattggttatgacctgtagattaaaactgaagaaactgcaaaaagatgggaatttaaggagatgggacctgaataaactgaaagaaccagaggttgtacagagtttcagggagagcataagggaacaattgacaggaatgggggaaagaaatacagtagaagaagaatgggtggctttgagggatgaagtagtgaaggcagcagatgatcaagtaggtaaaaagatgagggctagtagaaatccttgggtaacagaagaaatattgaatttaattgatgaaaagagaaaatacaaaaatgcagtaagtgaagcaggcaaaaaggaatacaaacatctcaaaaatgagatcgacaggaagtgcaaaatggctaagcagggatggctagaggacaaatgtaaggatgtagaggcttatctcacgaggggtaagatagatactgcctacaggaaaattagagagacctttggagataagagaacgacttgtatgaatatcaagagctcagatggaaacccagttctaagcaaagaagggaaagcagaaaggtggagggagtatatagaggggtctatacaagggcgatgtacttgaggacaatattatggaaatggaagaggatgtagatgaagatgaaatgggagatacgataccgtgtgaagagtttgacagagcactgaaagacctgagtcgaaacaaggcccccggagtagacaacattccattggaactactgatggccttgggagagccagtcctgacataactctaccctctggtgagcaagatgtacgaaacaggcgaaataccctcagacttcaagaagaatataataattccaatcccaaagaaagcaggtgttgacagatgtgaaaattaccgaacagtcagtttaataagccacagctgcaaaatactaacacgaattctttacagacaaatggaaaaactagtagaaaacgacctcagggaagatcagttcggattccgtagaaacactggaacacgtgaggcaatactgaccttaagacttatcttagaagaaagattaaggaaaggcaaacctacgtttctagcatttgtagacttagagaaagcttttgacaatgttgactggaatactctctttcaaattctaaaggtggcaggggtaaaatacagggagcgaaaggctatttacaatttgtacagaaaccagatggcagttatgagtcgaggggcatgaaagggaagcagtggttgggaagggagtgagacatggttgtagcctgtccccgatgttattcaatctgtatattgagaagcagtgaaggaaacaaaagaaaaatttggagtaggtattaaaatccatggagaagaaataaaaactgtgaggtttgccgatgacattgtaattctgtcagagacagcaaaggacttggaagagcagttgaacggaatggatagcgtcttgaaaggaggatataagatgaacatcaacaaaagcaaaacaaggataatggaatgtagtcgaattaagtcgggtgatgctgagggaattagattaggaaatgaggcacttaaagtagtaaaggagttttgctatttggggagcaaaataactgatgatggtcgaagtagagaggatataaaatgtagactggcaatggcaaggaaagcttttctgatgaagagaaatttgttaacatagagtatagatttaaatgtcaggaagtcgtttctgaaagtatttgtatggagtgcagccatgtatggaagtgaaacatggacagtaaatagtttggacaagaagagtatagaagctttcaaaatgtggtgctacagaagaatgctgaagattagatgggtagatcacataactaatgaggtggtactgaataggatttgggagaagtgaagtttgtggtacaacttgactagaagaagggatcagttgattggacatggtctgaggcatcaagggatcaccaatttagtattggagggcagcatggagggtaaaactcgtagagggagaccaagagatgaatacactaagcagattcagaaggatgtaggttgcagtaggtactgggagatgaagaggcttgcacaggatagagtacaatggagagctgcatcaaaccagtgtcaggactgaagaccacaacaacatcatacaGTATGTCAAAAGTTTTACTTAAGCTGAACATGGTGTCTGCATCCAGAGGCTTTTCTATAGTGTGTTGTTTCAGTATCCATTGTTAGAGCCAGAGTGTTTAGAGACTGGGCATGAAGCAAATACTTTCCTTTGCGCAGAAAATATGGCTTCATTAACAATTGAATAGACTTGATCCTTACTCACTTTCTCAGATTCAAGACTCGAGGTTAATACACACAACTTAAGACCATTCACATTCTTTCACATCGAAATGAGCTACATGCATCTTTAAGCCACCAGCTCTAAGATCGATCTGATGCAATTAGCTAAGGGAACAATAATATAAgaaatactattttttttcttgAACACTCCTTGACATTGAGTCAGTGTAATGCTGATGTGACTTCAGATTTTATATTTTACATCAGATTTCATTTATTAAATATTTCTTGTGAATACATATTTCTTTAAAGATTTTTAAGAATGACTGCTGTTGATAATATTTATAAAATGTTGACAATAATCAACCAGTAACCTTCTTGTCATACATGGATTTCAGTTATATATCAGTATtataaaaataaagatataaatGGTAACATGTTTCGTTTGCATTTAAAATTGTatggtaaaataataataaaaaatgtaggtttgttttTTAGAGCATTTGCTGTTATTTGCAAATTAATCTTCATAGTGTATCCTCGCAATATGTGAACAtatccacacacaaaaaaaagaatatttaaGGCAAAATTGCATCCAACGACTGGAAAACTCTGTGAACACCCACAGCTACGGATAATGTAATTTACCTATGGAAATGAATCCACACCTGATCAGAATTTAGATGGTATCACATTTTTTGTTACATGACCAAAAGCTCTGTCAGATCCTGATTTATTACAACATCCCCCTCACACAGAATTTGTATAGCACTGTGTGACTTCAGGTATCACACATGAAAATAAATTGTCCTAAGGAAGATTTTTATCTATAGTTGAATATTTTGGAAGTTGTTTATTCTGGAAACTCTTGTAGCAACAGTGTTACAAAATTTGAGAATATACCAAATGAAGTTATGAAGATATTTGCATAAAGTcataagaaaatttacatctgcaacatttttttgtgaaaattgttGATATTAAAGAAAATAGTCTAATTTCTTGTATGTTTCATTAATAAGAAGTGTGAGGATACTTGACTTCCATGctttttacttaaatatttcttgtacgatgaaaaagtaattttttgaGTACGAAGGAAAAATTATGTTTTAGAATATCGTTTCATATTTTGGTGTACTTTTGTAATACACTTAAAAGAATTGAAATATTTGATTTTCTCTCTTTGTTTAAACATAGAATAACTTTTTGAAATACCTATAATTTATGTTCAAGATTGTTGGTGGTATTcgttatacagggcgagtcactaagTACTgcctccgaaagtatgataggagctgaaaagtttgtaggacaaaagttgcatgggacagcgGGGGCCatgatatgacgttggttttttttgttgctaggtggggtcgcttcagagatggtcaactttgtttttttaaataggatgctatagtttggtacttattttctgatagcagctatcgagacgaatccagtgatgtgtaacattaaggtctttgaaggtaaacggaggtcaaaaaggtggcattaatgcccatttacagaaggtgttcgaagtgatgaccactggcagcaatgcagtgctccaatcttatcatggattgagtggtattccttctcACATTGGcatttattgaagcacatgctctgataattctctctcgcatatcttcaggtgtagttggagcgtctttataaacaatgtcttttgcaaaccccacaagaaaaaatccagaggcgtcaagtctggcgaacgattcagccacgacacatctccccCGCATCCAATTCAACGATCTGGGAATTCTCTCTCCagttcatttctagccatcagcgaaaaatgtgccggacacccatcgtgttgataccacattctgttccttgttcctaaaggtatttcttgcaataacagacctatgtttcttgcaggaatgtggtgtacttcctaccactgagatttccttcaatgaaataggggcctataattctgtcctccagaatcccacaccatacattcaccgaccagtttttggtgtgcaacttgccacagccaacgtggattttcagttgcccaataatacatgttatgcaaattgacatttccatggtttgtgaatgtagcctcgtcagtaaatagaatcaaattaataaatgtgtcacccctctgaatctgaagttgagcacgTTGGCAGTattcaatgcgacacatacaaactgtaccagttaattcttggtgtagactgatatggtaaggatgatacttaaggcgatgcagaacacgaacaacattactctggctcatgccagattcccttgcgatttgatgtGAAAGAACACAAAGACCTCAAACCATGGTGGCAAGagtacaaatttccatttccttgGAAGAAACTATCCTTTGCCGAATTTTTtttctgatgcgttaaagatccagttgttctcaatttatcatacacatatttaaatgtaagaCATGTAAGGTCAgcatgttgaggatatctttcagctgtCGCTGAATGTCGCTGGCATTCTCCGTAAACGAGAAGCTATCGACTTGTTCTTGATTCAACGATATTAGTCCTACTGTTCCTATAagtgttgtactgtgaaaccatcAAATGGCGTttgcatgtcaatggcacgttggatggatacgccgtattcggcgagtaTTTAATCgtgataagattgcagcactgcattgataccaatggtcgtcacttcgaacaccttgtgtaaatggacgttcattccaccttttcgaccttcaaagaccttacagttatacatcattggattcgtctcaatagccgctatcggaaaatacactactggccattaaaattgctactccatgaagatgacgtgctacagacgctaaatttaactgaCGGGAGGAAGATGCAAAttcttagcttttcagagcattcacacaaggttggcgccggtggcgacacctagaacgtgctgacatgaggaaagtttccaactgatttctcatacacaaacagtagttgtacgacgttgcgtggtgaaacgttgttgtgatgcctcgtgtaaggaggagaagtgcgtaccatcacgtttctgactttgataaaggtcagattgtagcctgtcgcgattgccgtttatcgtatcgtgacattgctgctcgcattagtcgagatccaatgactattagcagaatatggaatcggtgggttcagcagggtaatatggaacgctgtgctggatcccaacggcctcatatccttagcagtagagatgacaggcatcttatccgcatggatgtaacgggtcgtgcagccacgtctcgatccctgagtcaacagatggggacatttgcaagacaacaaccatctgcacaaacagttcgacgatgtttgcagcagcatggactatcagctcggagaccgtggctgcggttacccttgaccctgcatcacagacaggagcacctgcgatggtgtactcaatgacgaacctgggtgcacgaatgacgaaacgtcattttttttggatgaatccaggttctgttcacagcattgtgatggtcgcatcggtgtttggcgacatcgcggtgacagcacattggaagcgtgtagtcatcatcgccatactggcgtttcacctggcgtgatggtacggggtgccattggctacatgcctcggtcacctcttgttcggattaacgacactttgaacagtggacgttacatttaagatgtgttacaacccttagctctacccttcattcgatacctccgaaaccctacatttcagcaggataatgcacgatcgcatgttgcgggtcctgtacgggcctttctggacacagaaaatgttcgactgctgccctggccagcacattctccagatatctcaccaattgagaacgtttggtcaatggtggccgagcaactggctcgtcacaatacgccagtcacttctcttgatgaactgtggtatcgtgttgaggctgcatgggcagctgtacctgtacacgccacccaagctctgtttgactcaatgcccaggcgtatcaaggccgttattacggccagaggtagttgttctgggtactcatttctcaggatctatgccccctaAATTGTGTGAACATGTAattacatgtctgttctagtacaatatatgtgtccaatgaatacccgtttatcactgcatttcttcttggtgtaacaattctaatggccagtagtgtaagtaccaaaccatagcatcccattttaaaagAAATTTACCTTCATATCTGACAcgacccacctagcaacaaaaaaccaacgtcatattatggccccctttgtcccacacaacatttgtcccacaaactttccagCTACTATTGTAATtccagagttattctaggtggcaatagttagtgacctgGTATAACAGCATAGGTTTAATATgtcacacaaaaaataaattaggcactcatctctatcattattatttactttttatggccttcattggaccactctagcccactttatacaaagaatttttcagtttcctgtcagcccagtacttcttcattctgtcggatctcatccttctttcttcatcggaaatcacccttgctattgtctgtttgttgattctcatttgcagtctggtttgtttgtgtatgagtttcctgatttttgtcagttttgtttcttaggtcttccagtgtaatatgtagctcatccatatcttccttgataTTTGTAgtccacttaatgttgcacttaaCTATTCCACAACTgttctattattctcctga
This DNA window, taken from Schistocerca piceifrons isolate TAMUIC-IGC-003096 chromosome 4, iqSchPice1.1, whole genome shotgun sequence, encodes the following:
- the LOC124795111 gene encoding E3 ubiquitin-protein ligase RFWD3-like, with protein sequence MEDGNDSDATVYDGDMETEEEDSEVAVVHESVASGTEVVSHEGPQSSDTGSLKADCQSNENQAYEHKNTKDDLNASDDGDDGSLCPICMDFWTNAGSHRLISLRCGHLFGYSCITRWLQVSCSAGQRRCPQCNKKASPKDIRFLYARRVQALDTVEKEKLKLQVESLQQEKNRLVLELAQSKLNQELHLKEIWELKRKCEQLLSSQSQNAVHGREMSASQSSSQRNIRILHDRTIEVCKSGGCRVAAFSPWHKLLVVSQSSTNNLFSGFGIKKIDAVDLHPTQFLFLHPKPIRDMAFHHERNELLLTVSLDKCAKLVDITSNSVVHTYTTDSSLWSCCWDVNDPNVLFVGSQNGVVSQFDMRQTSNAVARHSVPGDTSPVTSLAAFPAKANRTLSRGGFLACRLNSCCSYERNADNFSVQHLPLSGPFTSLCYDEHTDHILVSTRPNARVPNSCHILCQFGADGTSAVCCPVHTFMGSTTQRLLSRPCTVSVQGDTLVAAHIESSKIVAVWSVSSGQRLLSLPASEPIIDICPLNVDGILYLSALSEKSLRLYSVKHT